AGCACCACCCACCATAAACGGAGGTGCCACATGAGGACCTCCGCGGCCATAGCTGGGCGGAGCACCACCTGGCATAGGGGGTGGACTCATCATCGGTGGCGGCCCAACTAAATCACTACAGTATCAAATagaataaaatcacaaaacatAACATATCTCTATAATTCGATGATTCTAAAAGAAATCACAAAACAGAAGCTCAAAATAACTGTCTTTGAACActcaattcataaaatatttctattcCTGAAACCATACCcataaacccaaaaaaaaaaaaatatacagaaTAAGTCAAGAAATGTGATCAGTCAAGTCAGTCAGCACCTATAAACAACTCAAAAACAATATGCTTCAAAAACAAAGATCGCTTTAAACATGAAAACGTACACTCGGCGCTGTCGGTAAGATCCGGCGTCGTGGAGTCTAGAATCATGGTTGCTGAACATGATGTTGCGGATTCGGAGCGACAATTCGGTTTATGGTTTGCGGATTTGAGATGTACACCGAAGTTAACAAAGCTagaaatgaattgaaaagAGGGAAAGAggttgagaggagagagattttgaaatttagggtttagctTTGTAAAAGGAGACAGGATTCGACCTCTTCTTTCCCCAAAAGGATAAAATAAACGTATAGTATAGTAATTAGCTTAGTTGAATATAAATAGTTACtaagtattattagtagttGAAAAATGCGAATAATTTATACGAGTTCACcgctttttattgtttgtcCTTCGAtaacttttcttcttcatcctcAATCCTCATGGTATAGGCTCATattgctactccctccgtctcattcaagatgaccatctttccttttctatttgtCATAATCAAGATTaccattttccaattttaaaaataactctctctcttctctctcctcattaaaatattcaattattttttcctctttattttattccaactaacaacactttttaaaatttcatgccACTAAAAAATGTGGCCAGTTTGAataggacggagagagtatttttggCTATACTAGATAgttattcttttaaaaatggatTGGTTGAGAATGTGTCTTTTGTATTATGCTATTTGACAAATTACCAATGTACATCGCAAAATCACACGATCACGTGAACCTTTGATCAAcctatattttatgtgttttagTATGTATTGAGCCGAATATATCCTAAAGCTCTGTTGGTGGAATGGTAGAGTATAACCATTGTTAATTGGATAACTAGGTTCAAACCTCAATAGCAGCAAATTTGTGTTTAAATTCTTTTACTTCCATTTTTGCTCATTTCTACCTGCATTTTTACgttattcttttacttttcgttttttcctctttttccgctactctattttattatttcttttgttaattatatgataattgtataacaaaatatttttcaaaaatgaatcaaacCTTTCACaactaatttatgtaaaatacatattatatatttatttatcgcACCCCCGAAtgaaattttgtgtttaaattcTTTTACTTCCATTTTTGCTCATTTCTACCTGCATTTTTACgttattcttttacttttcatttttttctctttttccgctactctattttattagttcttttgttaattatatgataattgtataacaaaatatttttcaaaaatgaatcaaacCTTTCACaactaatttatgtaaaatacatattatatatttatttatcgcACCCCcgaatgaaatttttttgatccGACGCTGCATTTATGACACTTTGTTCATGTGAAAACATTAAACATTTGCGAACTGCGATAATAtgaacatttgatttttttttttttacttgggCCGGGTTGTTATctgcatataaaaaaatggggtGTTGGGATAACATAAATTACATTAGTAGTTACTTTAATAAAGTTGGGAGTGAATACGTGTTTATATCTTATAATATAAGATATAACcctctttcttttgtttttctttatattctcAATAATATTCCttcaaaaattattcaaaataatttaattattcacaatatttatgttatttggattttatttttatgggtcatatttgaaattttggacAGATCGCACACAATTGAGTCGAgctgaaatatttttttagcaGTAACCCTTTGCCCAATACCATGAGACCATGACAAGTAAGAATgcatcacaaaataaaataaatccaaataatgCTATTGAGAACCCAATTTTGGCGTCATTGAATCTATAATCTATTGATGGGAAATAGTTTGCAGTTTGATGCAAAGTGGTTAGCACTTAAACTTGTTTGTAGCTTGAAGTAaacaagagagagaggggcATAGTTTTCTTGACGACTATAAAACTACAATCTCTCAACGTAAgtctttttaaaaatctcaAACATCGTTTGACGTTTCAGTAGATTACTAGGAGCGGCTATGGCGTTTCTAGCTGACCTAACAAAAATTACGCTCTCTTGGCTATTTGCGAGGATGGCGACACCATCTCGTCTCGCCTCCTAAAATTCGTCAATGCAGCCAGTGTAAACCAAAAATTATCTATCTATCAACATTCAATATTTcgtatatagtactccctccgtcccattgaagatgactcactttcctttttggtttgtcccaactaagatgacccattacttaaaatggaaacacatttatctctactttattctctctcttattttactctctctcctcttaacacacaaaaattaactgcataaaatcccgtgccgcccaaggaaggggtcatcttccttgggacggagggagtaccttcCTATTTCTCTAGATCCCAATAATAAACGgacaaaatatttgaaattactACAAATATGAAACTTTTCTCAATCGAATTTTCTAGAAAAGCACACACACTCAAAGAAGTGCCTTTCATAATTCTTGGCTACTTGTGGCCTTTGATTAGATGCATTCTTGGATGATTTGGACacctcattttttattggtaGTGATTGCTCGTCCTTCATCTTTTTGCCATCATCATATACCACACTAACTTCACAATATTCCGGTGCATATTTCTTTACATATTCACCCTTCCCCTTTCTCGATATCCTAAAAAAGAGGAAACGATCGATAAGGTCATCAACAATACTCATGACATGCAGTGATAAAATGGGTTAAAACCAAATTTCCAATATTTGTGTTGGGAAATTTTACCTTGAGAAGGGAGATTGTTTAGTTCCCATAACAAGATGAGTGATGTTAGCAACACCAATGAGTTCTAAAATGGCCTTGGCTGATGCACTGCTCTCTACTAGCATTGTATCCACAGTTATCtacataataattcaataacGCTTGGTAATTACTCTCTGTCTTTTTCTAAGAGACAAATTTTCTATTTcgtatgaaattttatgtattgttgttttatggagtaagttaaatattgagaaaaaaagattgagaaaataatatttttattttaggaaatgcgtcaaattaaaatggaaagtcTAAAAAATGACTCAAGATTTCCATTTGTGTCCAAACACAATCATAAAGATCCTGTAACAAATAGACTCGGATTCAAAAGATATGATCTCTGACATAACTCACACTACCGCTCAGGACCAGGTGTTAAAAAAGACACTAGTGGGGgctaaattttctaaatatgatATATGTGCAAGGACTGATTCGCGCCACAATCAACATAACATAACATATCTCGATAATTCAACGATCTAAAAGAAAActattaaaaaactaaaaaactcTTGTTCGGTATGGGTAAGTCCTTTTGGCTTCACTTGCGTATGCTACTCCTTACAACAGATCAACATGTATACAATCTCGATTCGAGAAATGTTATCCTACATACCTTCGATTCGTTGCAGAGTTGAATGTACTTGTCCAAGAGGTGTCTCCTCTTATTGCTTTCCTCCCTTATGTAAACCTGCAATTGATCTTTACTAAGCTGGCTTCTTGATAGCCTCCCAACTGCCATTAATTATTAAGACATGactaattattgaaaaaaattgcattGCAATATAGAAACTGATAACTAACAAGATATTCACAAATTACATCACTTAATTAAGCAACTGCACGAACCGGACCTGGTGTGGCAACGTAGGCAATCGGGGAGAAAACGTGCACGAGGAAAACACGACTCTCCGGCAAGACCACGTGATCGAGAGCCCATTTAAGCACGTGTAAATCGTGTTTGCCGACAGCAACGTATACATCTCCAGCTCCACCATCTCTGCCGGCGGCTGTGCCTCTGCTCTCCTCCCCGATCTCTACTATCTCTGGGGACGACGCGGTAGCTAGGAAATTACGATAGTGCCCCTCCATGTGATCGCTTAACCTTTTAGTTCACCACTTTTGCCTTAGACAGCAGATACACACACGAGAGGAAAAGAACAAATGTGAGTGATGAGGTTGTAAGAAAAGGGAGtcaacaaaacagaaaatattggaaaatgatttttttttttaatttataaattgtctATATTTGTGAGTGattgctaaaaaaaattggtgctTTTCTTTAGTGTATGGCCACTTGTTGGAAACCCATTTTGAGTTGGCTAACTTGGTATGGATTATGTGGTGTAGATTTGCACTCTccttaaacttttttttttttttttttttaattttaatttaaaattttctttggTTTG
The nucleotide sequence above comes from Salvia hispanica cultivar TCC Black 2014 chromosome 5, UniMelb_Shisp_WGS_1.0, whole genome shotgun sequence. Encoded proteins:
- the LOC125190481 gene encoding uncharacterized protein LOC125190481; amino-acid sequence: MEGHYRNFLATASSPEIVEIGEESRGTAAGRDGGAGDVYVAVGKHDLHVLKWALDHVVLPESRVFLVHVFSPIAYVATPVGRLSRSQLSKDQLQVYIREESNKRRHLLDKYIQLCNESKITVDTMLVESSASAKAILELIGVANITHLVMGTKQSPFSRISRKGKGEYVKKYAPEYCEVSVVYDDGKKMKDEQSLPIKNEVSKSSKNASNQRPQVAKNYERHFFECVCFSRKFD